A single Gasterosteus aculeatus chromosome 2, fGasAcu3.hap1.1, whole genome shotgun sequence DNA region contains:
- the eif2d gene encoding eukaryotic translation initiation factor 2D isoform X2 — protein MLPGVVAPSGGLPNVKRGDCCSVTLVNNRAPVAVGNAASSSEEMLSAGMKGRGVCVLHAYMDHLWAFGDKSGPPSFPDAEGEGQEANGEDYEVDDTQEEAERCEEEEEEQLSSEKVKDQPCCGSEALSLAVQEEQRADEEEEADQEDQKMPQETMDALLLQCFLHALKRKVKKAELPLLTSTFLRNHMFSCCPSGKQLDIKKSSYKKLSKFLQAMQKQHNLIRVKELTKGVESIVEVDWNNKELRYFKVVEETNGDAATAAAAQDGGEAEPPYHPPEITTLYSVSARLEPLFLDANKRKGTILQPAEVRHIVTEYVKKNELVDENNKNYVTVDPTLCDCLLEKSEYQEVQSLKWDDLFGRALGKMAECYEVVFPGHAPVRKKGHMEPIDVSVASRGSNKKVTLIKNLDAYGLDPAAVGAALQRRVQASSVLQPVPGSKDKVVVQIQGNQIHQVGRLLTDYYQIPRKYIQGLDKAPKSGKK, from the exons ATGCTGCCGGGCGTGGTGGCGCCGTCAGGCGGCCTCCCAAACGTGAAGCGAGGCGACTGCTGCTCTGTCACCTTGGTGAACAACAG AGCTCCGGTTGCCGTCGGCAACGCCGCGTCGTCCAGCGAAGAGATGCTCAGCGCGGGCATGAAGGGGAGAGGAGTGTGCGTTCTCCACGCGTACATGGATCATCTCTG ggcTTTTGGAGATAAATCGGGTCCTCCTTCTTTCCCGGATGCAGAGGGCGAAGGGCAAGAGGCGAATGGAGAGGATTATGAGGTCGATGACACACAGGAGGAGGCTGAGAggtgcgaggaggaggaggaggagcagctttCAAGTGAAAAGGTCAAAGATCAGCCCTGCTGCGGTAGTGAGGCGCTGAGTCTGGCCGTGCAAGAGGAGCAGAGGgccgatgaggaagaggaggcagatcAAGAAGACCAAAAAATGCCACAAG AGACCATGGATGCTCTGCTGTTGCAGTGTTTTCTCCACGCGCTCAAGAGGAAGGTGAAGAAAGCCGAGCTCCCCCTGCTGACCAGCACGTTTCTCCGCAACCACATGTTCTCCTGCTG CCCGAGTGGAAAGCAACTTGACATCAAGAAATCCAGCTATAAAAAG CTGTCCAAGTTTCTTCAAGCCATGCAGAAGCAACATAACCTCATTCGAGTGAAAGAACTGACCAAGGGAGTGGAGAGCATCGTGGAGGTGGACTGGAACAATAAAGA GCTGCGTTATTTCAAAGTTGTCGAGGAGACAAATGGCGACgcggcgacggcggcggcggcgcaggaCGGCGGGGAAGCAGAACCTCCTTACCACCCTCCCGAGATCACCACGCTGTACTCCGTGTCGGCCCGGCTGGAGCCGCTCTTCCTGGACGCCAACAAGag GAAAGGAACGATCCTGCAGCCTGCTGAAGTGAGACACATAGTCACAGAGTATGTGAAGAAGAATGAGCtggtggatgaaaataacaagaA CTACGTCACCGTGGACCCGACGCTGTGTGACTGCCTGTTGGAGAAGTCGGAGTACCAGGAGGTCCAGTCTCTTAAGTGGGACGACCTCTTCGGCAG GGCGCTGGGAAAGATGGCCGAGTGCTATGAAGTCGTGTTCCCCGGACATGCACCCGTAAGAAAGAAGGGCCACATGGAGCCCATCGACGTCTCCGTGGCTTCTCGGGGCTCCAATAAGAAG GTGACTCTGATAAAGAACCTGGACGCGTACGGTCTGGATCCCGCCGCCGTGGGCGCCGCATTGCAGCGCCGCGTCCAGGCAAGCTCCGTCCTACAGCCCGTCCCCGGGTCCAAGGACAAAGTCGTGGTGCAGATCCAAGGCAACCAGATCCACCAAGTTGGCCGTCTGCTGACGG ATTATTATCAAATTCCTCGCAAGTACATCCAAGGACTCGACAAAGCTCCGAAAAGTGGAAAGAAGTAA
- the eif2d gene encoding eukaryotic translation initiation factor 2D isoform X1: MFARQFRVKSNTAIKGSDRRKLKADVSAAFPSLTADELCELIPNKEELNVVKIYAHKGDAVTLYVLHKNPLFFELEKRLYPTVYVLWRHPALLPTFRTWPPVLEKLIGGADLMLPGVVAPSGGLPNVKRGDCCSVTLVNNRAPVAVGNAASSSEEMLSAGMKGRGVCVLHAYMDHLWAFGDKSGPPSFPDAEGEGQEANGEDYEVDDTQEEAERCEEEEEEQLSSEKVKDQPCCGSEALSLAVQEEQRADEEEEADQEDQKMPQETMDALLLQCFLHALKRKVKKAELPLLTSTFLRNHMFSCCPSGKQLDIKKSSYKKLSKFLQAMQKQHNLIRVKELTKGVESIVEVDWNNKELRYFKVVEETNGDAATAAAAQDGGEAEPPYHPPEITTLYSVSARLEPLFLDANKRKGTILQPAEVRHIVTEYVKKNELVDENNKNYVTVDPTLCDCLLEKSEYQEVQSLKWDDLFGRALGKMAECYEVVFPGHAPVRKKGHMEPIDVSVASRGSNKKVTLIKNLDAYGLDPAAVGAALQRRVQASSVLQPVPGSKDKVVVQIQGNQIHQVGRLLTDYYQIPRKYIQGLDKAPKSGKK, encoded by the exons ATGTTCGCCAGGCAGTTTCGAGTCAAGTCCAACACCGCCATCAAAGGTTCGGACAG gaGGAAGCTCAAAGCGGACGTTTCCGCGGCCTTTCCCTCGCTGACTGCCGACGAGCTCTGCGAGCTCATCCCCAACAAAGAGGAACTCAACGTGGTGAAGATCTACGCACACAAGGGCGACGCCGTCACGCTTTACGTTCTCCACAAAAATCCGCTGTTCTTTGAGCTGGAGAAGCGACTTTACCCGACAG TCTACGTGCTCTGGCGCCACCCTGCTCTCCTGCCGACGTTCAGGACGTGGCCTCCGGTGCTTGAGAAGTTGATCGGAGGAGCAG ATCTCATGCTGCCGGGCGTGGTGGCGCCGTCAGGCGGCCTCCCAAACGTGAAGCGAGGCGACTGCTGCTCTGTCACCTTGGTGAACAACAG AGCTCCGGTTGCCGTCGGCAACGCCGCGTCGTCCAGCGAAGAGATGCTCAGCGCGGGCATGAAGGGGAGAGGAGTGTGCGTTCTCCACGCGTACATGGATCATCTCTG ggcTTTTGGAGATAAATCGGGTCCTCCTTCTTTCCCGGATGCAGAGGGCGAAGGGCAAGAGGCGAATGGAGAGGATTATGAGGTCGATGACACACAGGAGGAGGCTGAGAggtgcgaggaggaggaggaggagcagctttCAAGTGAAAAGGTCAAAGATCAGCCCTGCTGCGGTAGTGAGGCGCTGAGTCTGGCCGTGCAAGAGGAGCAGAGGgccgatgaggaagaggaggcagatcAAGAAGACCAAAAAATGCCACAAG AGACCATGGATGCTCTGCTGTTGCAGTGTTTTCTCCACGCGCTCAAGAGGAAGGTGAAGAAAGCCGAGCTCCCCCTGCTGACCAGCACGTTTCTCCGCAACCACATGTTCTCCTGCTG CCCGAGTGGAAAGCAACTTGACATCAAGAAATCCAGCTATAAAAAG CTGTCCAAGTTTCTTCAAGCCATGCAGAAGCAACATAACCTCATTCGAGTGAAAGAACTGACCAAGGGAGTGGAGAGCATCGTGGAGGTGGACTGGAACAATAAAGA GCTGCGTTATTTCAAAGTTGTCGAGGAGACAAATGGCGACgcggcgacggcggcggcggcgcaggaCGGCGGGGAAGCAGAACCTCCTTACCACCCTCCCGAGATCACCACGCTGTACTCCGTGTCGGCCCGGCTGGAGCCGCTCTTCCTGGACGCCAACAAGag GAAAGGAACGATCCTGCAGCCTGCTGAAGTGAGACACATAGTCACAGAGTATGTGAAGAAGAATGAGCtggtggatgaaaataacaagaA CTACGTCACCGTGGACCCGACGCTGTGTGACTGCCTGTTGGAGAAGTCGGAGTACCAGGAGGTCCAGTCTCTTAAGTGGGACGACCTCTTCGGCAG GGCGCTGGGAAAGATGGCCGAGTGCTATGAAGTCGTGTTCCCCGGACATGCACCCGTAAGAAAGAAGGGCCACATGGAGCCCATCGACGTCTCCGTGGCTTCTCGGGGCTCCAATAAGAAG GTGACTCTGATAAAGAACCTGGACGCGTACGGTCTGGATCCCGCCGCCGTGGGCGCCGCATTGCAGCGCCGCGTCCAGGCAAGCTCCGTCCTACAGCCCGTCCCCGGGTCCAAGGACAAAGTCGTGGTGCAGATCCAAGGCAACCAGATCCACCAAGTTGGCCGTCTGCTGACGG ATTATTATCAAATTCCTCGCAAGTACATCCAAGGACTCGACAAAGCTCCGAAAAGTGGAAAGAAGTAA
- the LOC120829843 gene encoding MAP kinase-activated protein kinase 2 isoform X2, translating into MSNQLHPGQRHHHQQQHLHLDPAPLPQRFGEAFTGPLHIRRNVITDDYSVTSQVLGMGINGRVLEVFHRASGAKYALKMLQDGPEARREVELHWRVSPCPHIVPIIGVYENIYHGRKCLLIVMECMDGGELFSHIQDRRNHAFTEREASDIMKSIGEATHFLHSINIAHRDIKPENLLYTSKRPDALLKLTDFGFAKEITASNSLATPCFTPYYVAPEVLGPEKYDRSCDMWSLGVIMYILLSGYPPFFSHHGLAISPGMKRRIRNGQYEFPTPEWSDVSEEAKQLICHLLKTEPTQRMTIGEFVSHPWINRPVEAPRTPLHTGHLLQVEQEVWEKVKEEMTNAVRTMRVDYDQIKIKTIVDSTNPLLLKRRKKIQNSATQLLSE; encoded by the exons ATGTCGAATCAGCTCCACCCGGGCCAGcggcaccaccaccagcagcagcacctccacCTTGACCCCGCGCCTCTCCCACAGCGCTTTGGGGAGGCGTTTACCGGCCCTCTTCACATCAGAAGGAATGTGATAACAGACGATTACAGTGTGACCAGCCAGGTGCTCGGGATGGGGATCAATGGCCGCGTGCTGGAGGTTTTCCACAGAGCGAGCGGGGCAAAGTACGCACTGAAG ATGCTGCAGGACGGCCCAGAGGCCAGACGTGAGGTGGAGCTCCACTGGAGGGTGTCCCCTTGCCCCCACATTGTGCCCATCATAGGGGTCTATGAGAACATCTACCATGGAAGGAAGTGCCTCCTCATCGTGATGGAGTG catggATGGAGGAGAATTATTCAGTCACATCCAAGACCGAAGGAATCATGCATTTACAGAAAGAG AGGCCTCTGACATCATGAAAAGCATTGGAGAAGCCACACATTTCCTGCATTCCATCAACATTGCTCACAGAGACATCAAG CCAGAGAACCTGCTGTACACGTCCAAAAGGCCGGATGCCCTCCTCAAGCTGACAGACTTTGGATTTGCCAAAGAAATCACCGCCTCAAACTCTTTAGCGACACCTTGTTTTACCCCCTACTACGTCG CTCCAGAAGTTCTTGGTCCTGAGAAGTATGACAGATCCTGCGACATGTGGTCCCTAGGCGTCATCATGTATATTTT ACTTAGTGGATATCCTCCCTTTTTCTCACATCACGGTCTGGCCATATCCCCAGGGATGAAAAGACGGATCCGTAATGGACAATACGAGTTCCCCACCCCGGAGTGGAGCGACGTGTCTGAGGAAG CTAAGCAGCTAATCTGCCACTTACTGAAAACCGAACCCACCCAGAGGATGACCATCGGCGAGTTCGTAAGCCATCCCTGGATCAAC CGGCCCGTGGAGGCCCCACGGACGCCTCTTCACACCGgccacctgctgcaggtggagcaggaagTCTGGGAGAAGGTGAAG GAGGAAATGACAAACGCCGTGCGAACAATGAGAGTGGACTATGATCAGATCAAAATCAAAACCATTGTTGACTCAACTAATCCTCTACTcttgaagagaagaaagaaaatccaaAACTCAGCCACACAACTTCTAAGCGAGTGA
- the LOC120829843 gene encoding MAP kinase-activated protein kinase 2 isoform X1: MSNQLHPGQRHHHQQQHLHLDPAPLPQRFGEAFTGPLHIRRNVITDDYSVTSQVLGMGINGRVLEVFHRASGAKYALKMLQDGPEARREVELHWRVSPCPHIVPIIGVYENIYHGRKCLLIVMECMDGGELFSHIQDRRNHAFTEREASDIMKSIGEATHFLHSINIAHRDIKVMLKPENLLYTSKRPDALLKLTDFGFAKEITASNSLATPCFTPYYVAPEVLGPEKYDRSCDMWSLGVIMYILLSGYPPFFSHHGLAISPGMKRRIRNGQYEFPTPEWSDVSEEAKQLICHLLKTEPTQRMTIGEFVSHPWINRPVEAPRTPLHTGHLLQVEQEVWEKVKEEMTNAVRTMRVDYDQIKIKTIVDSTNPLLLKRRKKIQNSATQLLSE; encoded by the exons ATGTCGAATCAGCTCCACCCGGGCCAGcggcaccaccaccagcagcagcacctccacCTTGACCCCGCGCCTCTCCCACAGCGCTTTGGGGAGGCGTTTACCGGCCCTCTTCACATCAGAAGGAATGTGATAACAGACGATTACAGTGTGACCAGCCAGGTGCTCGGGATGGGGATCAATGGCCGCGTGCTGGAGGTTTTCCACAGAGCGAGCGGGGCAAAGTACGCACTGAAG ATGCTGCAGGACGGCCCAGAGGCCAGACGTGAGGTGGAGCTCCACTGGAGGGTGTCCCCTTGCCCCCACATTGTGCCCATCATAGGGGTCTATGAGAACATCTACCATGGAAGGAAGTGCCTCCTCATCGTGATGGAGTG catggATGGAGGAGAATTATTCAGTCACATCCAAGACCGAAGGAATCATGCATTTACAGAAAGAG AGGCCTCTGACATCATGAAAAGCATTGGAGAAGCCACACATTTCCTGCATTCCATCAACATTGCTCACAGAGACATCAAGGTAATgctaaag CCAGAGAACCTGCTGTACACGTCCAAAAGGCCGGATGCCCTCCTCAAGCTGACAGACTTTGGATTTGCCAAAGAAATCACCGCCTCAAACTCTTTAGCGACACCTTGTTTTACCCCCTACTACGTCG CTCCAGAAGTTCTTGGTCCTGAGAAGTATGACAGATCCTGCGACATGTGGTCCCTAGGCGTCATCATGTATATTTT ACTTAGTGGATATCCTCCCTTTTTCTCACATCACGGTCTGGCCATATCCCCAGGGATGAAAAGACGGATCCGTAATGGACAATACGAGTTCCCCACCCCGGAGTGGAGCGACGTGTCTGAGGAAG CTAAGCAGCTAATCTGCCACTTACTGAAAACCGAACCCACCCAGAGGATGACCATCGGCGAGTTCGTAAGCCATCCCTGGATCAAC CGGCCCGTGGAGGCCCCACGGACGCCTCTTCACACCGgccacctgctgcaggtggagcaggaagTCTGGGAGAAGGTGAAG GAGGAAATGACAAACGCCGTGCGAACAATGAGAGTGGACTATGATCAGATCAAAATCAAAACCATTGTTGACTCAACTAATCCTCTACTcttgaagagaagaaagaaaatccaaAACTCAGCCACACAACTTCTAAGCGAGTGA
- the LOC120829843 gene encoding MAP kinase-activated protein kinase 2 isoform X3, which yields MSNQLHPGQRHHHQQQHLHLDPAPLPQRFGEAFTGPLHIRRNVITDDYSVTSQVLGMGINGRVLEVFHRASGAKYALKMLQDGPEARREVELHWRVSPCPHIVPIIGVYENIYHGRKCLLIVMECMDGGELFSHIQDRRNHAFTEREASDIMKSIGEATHFLHSINIAHRDIKVMLKPENLLYTSKRPDALLKLTDFGFAKEITASNSLATPCFTPYYVAPEVLGPEKYDRSCDMWSLGVIMYILLSGYPPFFSHHGLAISPGMKRRIRNGQYEFPTPEWSDVSEEAKQLICHLLKTEPTQRMTIGEFVSHPWINLSVFSLPRAAARGGPTDASSHRPPAAGGAGSLGEGEGGNDKRRANNESGL from the exons ATGTCGAATCAGCTCCACCCGGGCCAGcggcaccaccaccagcagcagcacctccacCTTGACCCCGCGCCTCTCCCACAGCGCTTTGGGGAGGCGTTTACCGGCCCTCTTCACATCAGAAGGAATGTGATAACAGACGATTACAGTGTGACCAGCCAGGTGCTCGGGATGGGGATCAATGGCCGCGTGCTGGAGGTTTTCCACAGAGCGAGCGGGGCAAAGTACGCACTGAAG ATGCTGCAGGACGGCCCAGAGGCCAGACGTGAGGTGGAGCTCCACTGGAGGGTGTCCCCTTGCCCCCACATTGTGCCCATCATAGGGGTCTATGAGAACATCTACCATGGAAGGAAGTGCCTCCTCATCGTGATGGAGTG catggATGGAGGAGAATTATTCAGTCACATCCAAGACCGAAGGAATCATGCATTTACAGAAAGAG AGGCCTCTGACATCATGAAAAGCATTGGAGAAGCCACACATTTCCTGCATTCCATCAACATTGCTCACAGAGACATCAAGGTAATgctaaag CCAGAGAACCTGCTGTACACGTCCAAAAGGCCGGATGCCCTCCTCAAGCTGACAGACTTTGGATTTGCCAAAGAAATCACCGCCTCAAACTCTTTAGCGACACCTTGTTTTACCCCCTACTACGTCG CTCCAGAAGTTCTTGGTCCTGAGAAGTATGACAGATCCTGCGACATGTGGTCCCTAGGCGTCATCATGTATATTTT ACTTAGTGGATATCCTCCCTTTTTCTCACATCACGGTCTGGCCATATCCCCAGGGATGAAAAGACGGATCCGTAATGGACAATACGAGTTCCCCACCCCGGAGTGGAGCGACGTGTCTGAGGAAG CTAAGCAGCTAATCTGCCACTTACTGAAAACCGAACCCACCCAGAGGATGACCATCGGCGAGTTCGTAAGCCATCCCTGGATCAAC TTATCTGTGTTCTCGCTCCCCCGTGCAGCGGCCCGTGGAGGCCCCACGGACGCCTCTTCACACCGgccacctgctgcaggtggagcaggaagTCTGGGAGAAGGTGAAG GAGGAAATGACAAACGCCGTGCGAACAATGAGAGTGGACTATGA
- the LOC120829843 gene encoding MAP kinase-activated protein kinase 2 isoform X4, protein MSNQLHPGQRHHHQQQHLHLDPAPLPQRFGEAFTGPLHIRRNVITDDYSVTSQVLGMGINGRVLEVFHRASGAKYALKMLQDGPEARREVELHWRVSPCPHIVPIIGVYENIYHGRKCLLIVMECMDGGELFSHIQDRRNHAFTEREASDIMKSIGEATHFLHSINIAHRDIKPENLLYTSKRPDALLKLTDFGFAKEITASNSLATPCFTPYYVAPEVLGPEKYDRSCDMWSLGVIMYILLSGYPPFFSHHGLAISPGMKRRIRNGQYEFPTPEWSDVSEEAKQLICHLLKTEPTQRMTIGEFVSHPWINLSVFSLPRAAARGGPTDASSHRPPAAGGAGSLGEGEGGNDKRRANNESGL, encoded by the exons ATGTCGAATCAGCTCCACCCGGGCCAGcggcaccaccaccagcagcagcacctccacCTTGACCCCGCGCCTCTCCCACAGCGCTTTGGGGAGGCGTTTACCGGCCCTCTTCACATCAGAAGGAATGTGATAACAGACGATTACAGTGTGACCAGCCAGGTGCTCGGGATGGGGATCAATGGCCGCGTGCTGGAGGTTTTCCACAGAGCGAGCGGGGCAAAGTACGCACTGAAG ATGCTGCAGGACGGCCCAGAGGCCAGACGTGAGGTGGAGCTCCACTGGAGGGTGTCCCCTTGCCCCCACATTGTGCCCATCATAGGGGTCTATGAGAACATCTACCATGGAAGGAAGTGCCTCCTCATCGTGATGGAGTG catggATGGAGGAGAATTATTCAGTCACATCCAAGACCGAAGGAATCATGCATTTACAGAAAGAG AGGCCTCTGACATCATGAAAAGCATTGGAGAAGCCACACATTTCCTGCATTCCATCAACATTGCTCACAGAGACATCAAG CCAGAGAACCTGCTGTACACGTCCAAAAGGCCGGATGCCCTCCTCAAGCTGACAGACTTTGGATTTGCCAAAGAAATCACCGCCTCAAACTCTTTAGCGACACCTTGTTTTACCCCCTACTACGTCG CTCCAGAAGTTCTTGGTCCTGAGAAGTATGACAGATCCTGCGACATGTGGTCCCTAGGCGTCATCATGTATATTTT ACTTAGTGGATATCCTCCCTTTTTCTCACATCACGGTCTGGCCATATCCCCAGGGATGAAAAGACGGATCCGTAATGGACAATACGAGTTCCCCACCCCGGAGTGGAGCGACGTGTCTGAGGAAG CTAAGCAGCTAATCTGCCACTTACTGAAAACCGAACCCACCCAGAGGATGACCATCGGCGAGTTCGTAAGCCATCCCTGGATCAAC TTATCTGTGTTCTCGCTCCCCCGTGCAGCGGCCCGTGGAGGCCCCACGGACGCCTCTTCACACCGgccacctgctgcaggtggagcaggaagTCTGGGAGAAGGTGAAG GAGGAAATGACAAACGCCGTGCGAACAATGAGAGTGGACTATGA
- the fmodb gene encoding fibromodulin, protein MWTAVLLLTMAIVDLSVSQHYSQWLSQLRGRRQPLGWGAEDADCPLECDCPPSYPTAMYCNGRNLQHVPNVPSHIEYVYLQHNQIAGIRDGVFDDAPNLVWLMLFNNRLDSDKIGKGVFGKLKHLDRLFLDHNELTRVPPNLPKSITELRLGHNKISKVVSSSFEGMTNLTALRLQANVLEDVGGALEGLKSLTMLDVRQNKLRKVPDKLPEALQQLYLEFNDIESVPTGFLTLNPNLQFVRLAHNKLTDKGLPSNVFNVSTLVELDLSFNKLEKIPVVSRNLENLYLHANKIKEFSLSSFCGPISMTNFSRLRMLRLESNEISAKDIPAEAAYCLRRVAFIDV, encoded by the exons ATGTGGACAGCGGTGCTCCTTCTCACTATGGCAATAGTGGATCTGAGCGTCAGTCAGCATTACAGCCAGTGGCTGTCCCAGCTGCGTGGGCGGCGGCAGCCCCTCGGCTGGGGGGCCGAGGACGCGGACTGCCCCCTGGAGTGTGACTGCCCACCGAGCTACCCCACGGCGATGTACTGTAACGGTCGAAACCTCCAGCATGTCCCGAACGTCCCCTCCCACATCGAGTACGTCTACCTGCAGCACAACCAGATCGCGGGCATCCGGGACGGGGTGTTCGACGACGCCCCCAACTTGGTCTGGCTCATGCTGTTCAACAACCGGCTCGACTCGGACAAGATCGGCAAGGGCGTCTTCGGCAAGCTGAAGCACCTGGACCGCCTCTTCTTGGACCACAACGAACTCACACGGGTGCCCCCAAACCTGCCGAAGTCCATCACAGAGCTGCGACTTGGTCACAACAAGATCTCAAAAGTTGTCTCCAGCTCGTTCGAGGGAATGACCAACCTCACCGCCCTTCGGCTCCAAGCGAACGTCCTAGAGGACGTTGGAGGTGCGTTGGAGGGACTGAAGTCTCTGACCATGCTGGATGTGAGGCAAAACAAGCTGAGAAAAGTCCCAGACAAGCTCCCAGAGGCCCTGCAGCAGCTCTACCTGGAGTTTAATGACATAGAGAGTGTGCCGACGGGCTTTCTTACCTTGAATCCCAACCTGCAGTTTGTCCGTTTGGCTCATAACAAGCTAACAGACAAAGGACTTCCGTCCAATGTCTTCAATGTCAGCACGCTGGTTGAGCTTGACCTTTCGTTCAATAAACTGGAGAAGATCCCTGTGGTCAGTAGGAACCTGGAGAACCTTTATTTACATGCCAATAAGATCAAAG AGTTCTCCCTGAGCAGCTTCTGCGGTCCGATCAGCATGACAAACTTCTCCAGGCTGAGAATGCTGCGTTTGGAATCCAACGAGATCAGCGCCAAAGACATTCCTGCCGAGGCGGCCTACTGTTTGCGGCGTGTTGCCTTCATTGATGtgtag